The proteins below are encoded in one region of Oharaeibacter diazotrophicus:
- a CDS encoding aminotransferase class I/II-fold pyridoxal phosphate-dependent enzyme yields the protein MSPPPAPSAVASPFQRLAALLADVPPGRAPIDLTVGEPRHPVPDFVAPVLAAATADFGRYPPIRGTDAFRDAAAGWLERRYGLTTPIDRADGVLPLNGSREGLFYAAVEAVRAAAGAKGPRPAVLLPNPFYQVYAAGAEAAGAEAVMLPAGPETGFLPDLSAVDPALLARTVALFYASPANPQGAVADLSAWTALIEAARRHGFMLFADECYSEIWRGAAPPGVLEAADRTGAGFDRIVAFNSLSKRSNLPGLRCGFAAGDAAFLKRWATFRNVAAPQVPLPVQAVAVAALADEAHVAENRRLYDLKFAAAERILAPRFGAVTPPGGFFLWLDVATRGGGEAAAVRLWREAGVRTVPGAYLAATGPDGTNPGARYLRVAMVADLGPTEGALNRIAEVLA from the coding sequence ATGTCCCCTCCGCCCGCGCCGTCCGCCGTCGCCTCGCCGTTCCAGCGGCTGGCCGCCCTGCTCGCCGACGTCCCGCCCGGGCGCGCGCCGATCGACCTGACGGTCGGCGAACCGCGCCATCCGGTGCCGGACTTCGTCGCGCCGGTGCTCGCCGCCGCCACCGCCGACTTCGGCCGCTATCCGCCGATCCGCGGCACCGACGCCTTCCGCGATGCCGCCGCCGGCTGGCTGGAACGCCGCTACGGCCTCACCACGCCGATCGACCGCGCCGATGGCGTGCTGCCGCTGAACGGCTCGCGCGAGGGCCTGTTCTACGCCGCCGTCGAGGCGGTGCGCGCCGCCGCGGGGGCGAAGGGTCCGCGCCCGGCGGTGCTGCTGCCCAATCCGTTCTACCAGGTCTACGCCGCCGGCGCCGAGGCGGCCGGGGCCGAGGCGGTGATGCTGCCGGCGGGTCCCGAGACGGGCTTCCTGCCCGACCTCTCAGCCGTCGATCCCGCGCTCCTCGCCCGCACCGTCGCGCTGTTCTACGCCTCGCCGGCCAATCCGCAGGGCGCGGTGGCGGATCTTTCCGCCTGGACGGCCCTGATCGAGGCGGCGCGACGGCACGGCTTCATGCTGTTCGCCGACGAGTGCTATTCCGAGATCTGGCGCGGCGCGGCGCCGCCGGGCGTGCTGGAAGCGGCCGACCGGACCGGCGCCGGCTTCGACCGGATCGTCGCGTTCAACTCGCTGTCGAAGCGCTCGAACCTGCCCGGGCTGCGCTGCGGCTTCGCGGCGGGCGATGCCGCCTTCCTGAAGCGCTGGGCGACCTTCCGTAACGTCGCGGCGCCGCAGGTGCCGCTGCCGGTGCAGGCGGTGGCCGTCGCCGCGCTCGCCGACGAGGCCCACGTCGCCGAGAACCGCCGGCTCTACGACCTCAAGTTCGCCGCCGCCGAACGGATCCTGGCGCCGCGCTTCGGCGCGGTGACGCCGCCGGGCGGCTTCTTCCTGTGGCTCGACGTCGCCACCAGGGGCGGCGGGGAGGCCGCGGCGGTACGGCTCTGGCGCGAGGCCGGGGTGCGTACCGTGCCGGGGGCCTATCTCGCCGCCACCGGTCCCGACGGAACCAATCCCGGCGCGCGCTACCTGCGCGTCGCCATGGTGGCCGACCTCGGCCCGACCGAGGGCGCCCTCAACCGCATCGCCGAGGTGCTCGCATGA
- a CDS encoding P-II family nitrogen regulator yields MKIVMAIIKPFKLDEVRDALTALGIHGLTVTEVKGYGRQKGHTEIYRGAEYAVSFLPKLKIEVAVASEQVDKVVDAIVAAAKTGQIGDGKIFVHAIEQAMRIRTGETDTDAL; encoded by the coding sequence ATGAAGATCGTCATGGCCATCATCAAGCCCTTCAAACTCGACGAGGTGCGCGACGCGCTCACCGCGCTCGGCATCCACGGCCTCACCGTCACCGAGGTGAAGGGCTACGGCCGCCAGAAGGGCCATACCGAGATCTACCGCGGCGCCGAATACGCCGTGTCCTTCCTGCCCAAGCTGAAGATCGAGGTCGCCGTCGCCTCCGAGCAGGTCGACAAGGTGGTCGACGCCATCGTCGCCGCCGCCAAGACCGGCCAGATCGGCGACGGCAAGATCTTCGTCCACGCGATCGAACAGGCCATGCGCATCCGCACCGGCGAGACCGATACCGACGCGCTGTGA
- a CDS encoding ammonium transporter has protein sequence MKHLKTLLAAAPILAMTAAVAFAQDAAAPAADAAAAAAPAVPVPDKGDTTWMLLSTILVILMTIPGLALFYGGLVRAKNILSVLMQVLVGFSLIAILWVVYGYSVAFTGAATPAEATALTPFFGGLSKMFLAGVGLDSLAETFTKGVFIPELTFVIFQLTFAAITPALIIGAVAERMKFSAVLVFLVLWFTFSYLPMAHMVWWWGGPSAPTDTPSGYLFAIGAYDFAGGTVVHINAGVAGLVAALVVGPRVGYGKDVMAPHNLVWTIVGACLLWVGWFGFNAGSNLEANGLAAQALLNTIVATAAAALAWSFVEWLTRGHASALGAASGAVAGLVAITPAAGFAGVGGAIVLGAIAAVICAWAVIWLKAKLGYDDSLDVFGVHGVGGIVGAIGTGVVASDKLGGFPLAGYEMGAQVGHQIWGVLTCIIWSGVVSFVALMITKAIVGLRVTEAAEREGLDVTTHGERAYN, from the coding sequence ATGAAGCACTTGAAGACACTGCTCGCCGCCGCGCCGATCCTGGCGATGACGGCCGCCGTGGCGTTCGCGCAGGACGCCGCGGCTCCGGCGGCCGACGCCGCCGCCGCCGCCGCGCCCGCCGTGCCGGTCCCCGACAAGGGCGACACCACCTGGATGCTCCTGTCGACCATCCTCGTGATCCTGATGACGATTCCGGGCCTCGCGCTGTTCTACGGCGGCCTCGTGCGCGCCAAGAACATCCTGTCGGTCCTGATGCAGGTGCTCGTCGGCTTCTCGCTGATCGCGATCCTCTGGGTGGTCTACGGCTACTCCGTCGCCTTCACCGGCGCCGCCACCCCGGCCGAGGCGACCGCGCTGACGCCGTTCTTCGGCGGGCTCTCGAAGATGTTCCTCGCCGGCGTCGGCCTCGACTCGCTGGCCGAGACCTTCACCAAGGGCGTGTTCATCCCCGAACTCACCTTCGTGATCTTCCAGCTGACCTTCGCCGCGATCACCCCGGCCCTCATCATCGGCGCCGTCGCCGAGCGCATGAAGTTCTCGGCGGTGCTGGTGTTCCTGGTGCTGTGGTTCACCTTCTCCTACCTGCCGATGGCCCACATGGTCTGGTGGTGGGGCGGCCCGAGCGCGCCGACCGACACCCCGTCGGGCTACCTGTTCGCGATCGGCGCCTACGACTTCGCCGGCGGCACCGTCGTGCACATCAACGCCGGTGTGGCCGGTCTGGTGGCTGCTCTCGTGGTCGGCCCGCGCGTCGGCTACGGCAAGGACGTGATGGCCCCGCACAACCTCGTCTGGACCATCGTCGGCGCCTGCCTGCTGTGGGTCGGCTGGTTCGGCTTCAACGCCGGCTCCAACCTCGAGGCCAACGGCCTCGCCGCCCAGGCGCTGCTGAACACCATCGTCGCCACTGCCGCCGCGGCCCTCGCCTGGTCCTTCGTCGAGTGGCTGACCCGCGGTCACGCCTCGGCGCTCGGCGCCGCCTCGGGTGCCGTCGCCGGCCTCGTCGCCATCACCCCGGCCGCCGGCTTCGCCGGTGTCGGCGGTGCCATCGTCCTCGGTGCGATCGCCGCAGTGATCTGCGCCTGGGCCGTGATCTGGCTCAAGGCCAAGCTCGGCTACGACGACAGCCTGGACGTCTTCGGCGTGCACGGCGTCGGCGGCATCGTGGGTGCGATCGGCACGGGCGTCGTCGCCTCGGACAAGCTCGGCGGCTTCCCGCTCGCCGGCTACGAGATGGGCGCCCAGGTCGGCCACCAGATCTGGGGCGTCTTGACCTGCATCATCTGGTCGGGCGTCGTCTCCTTCGTGGCGCTGATGATCACCAAGGCGATCGTCGGCCTGCGCGTCACCGAGGCGGCCGAGCGCGAGGGTCTCGACGTCACCACCCACGGCGAGCGCGCCTACAACTGA
- a CDS encoding P-II family nitrogen regulator, which yields MKIVMAIIKPFKLDEVRDALTALGVHGLTVTEVKGYGRQKGHTEIYRGAEYAVSFLPKLKIEVAVASEQADKVVEAIAAAAKTGQIGDGKIFVTSIEQAVRIRTGETDTDAL from the coding sequence ATGAAGATCGTCATGGCCATCATCAAGCCGTTCAAGCTCGACGAGGTGCGCGACGCGCTCACCGCGCTCGGGGTGCACGGCCTCACGGTCACCGAGGTGAAGGGCTACGGGCGCCAGAAGGGGCACACCGAGATCTACCGCGGGGCCGAATACGCCGTCAGCTTCCTGCCGAAGCTGAAGATCGAGGTCGCCGTGGCGTCCGAGCAGGCCGACAAGGTGGTCGAGGCGATCGCCGCCGCCGCCAAGACCGGCCAGATCGGCGACGGCAAGATCTTCGTGACCTCGATCGAGCAGGCCGTCCGCATCCGCACCGGCGAGACCGACACCGACGCGCTCTGA